From the genome of Candidatus Baltobacteraceae bacterium, one region includes:
- a CDS encoding sigma-70 family RNA polymerase sigma factor codes for MARMLDCELHADAVERARRGDAAALDALIAAIWPHAYRIALSILRHPMAAEDAAQEACARVIHALAGLRCSAAFGVWFYRLVVREALAIERRTRACEPLDPRTVASASPLTDVLVRIDVLRALGALPPRQRVAIVLHYYAGLNSREIAEVLAMPEGTARYHLLLARRRLESLLAGHRPCGLAEALFDAG; via the coding sequence ATGGCGAGGATGCTGGATTGCGAATTGCACGCCGATGCGGTCGAGCGGGCACGGCGGGGGGATGCGGCTGCGCTCGACGCGCTGATCGCCGCGATCTGGCCGCATGCCTATCGCATCGCGCTCTCGATTCTGCGCCATCCGATGGCCGCCGAGGATGCGGCTCAGGAAGCCTGCGCGCGCGTCATCCACGCTCTTGCGGGGCTGCGCTGCAGTGCGGCCTTCGGCGTGTGGTTCTACCGGCTGGTGGTTCGCGAAGCGCTTGCGATCGAACGGCGCACGCGCGCGTGCGAACCGCTCGATCCACGCACCGTCGCGTCCGCTTCGCCGTTGACCGATGTGCTGGTGCGGATCGACGTGCTGCGCGCGCTCGGTGCGCTGCCGCCGCGTCAACGGGTCGCGATCGTGCTGCACTACTACGCCGGCCTGAACAGCCGCGAGATCGCCGAGGTTCTCGCGATGCCCGAAGGCACGGCGCGCTATCATCTGTTGCTCGCTCGGCGGCGCTTGGAATCGCTCCTTGCCGGGCACCGTCCGTGTGGTCTTGCCGAGGCGCTCTTCGATGCCGGTTGA
- a CDS encoding cupin domain-containing protein encodes MQKLSMPNGYTWSRWQPDRNLFFNSHFFVTAQGNVAVDPLALEPSDAEQIEALGGIALIAVTNRDHLRESLALRERFGALLATSEREAPLLGVNVDRVLTDGEELFPGARVVALESQKTPGEFALHLRAAHAVLVGDALIGSPAGSLSLLPDEKYGDSMKAVLALRRLLALQPDVLLVGDGTSLWSGATRAIGVALHARGGIAVNRINLDQLRYEEFATNPRYRSFDAEVGFWIGAEHLGYQVVKLPPGARFCPVHAEFSEEELFLVLDGEPSIRTTKETMRCRTGDFIAFPVGPDHAHQVINESPAEATLLLLGQEQEQNIVYYPESDKLLVSTAGVRWMVRNAPQLDYYDGE; translated from the coding sequence ATGCAAAAGCTCTCGATGCCAAACGGTTACACATGGTCGCGGTGGCAGCCCGACCGTAACCTGTTCTTCAACAGCCATTTCTTTGTTACGGCGCAGGGCAATGTCGCGGTCGATCCGCTCGCGCTCGAACCAAGCGATGCCGAGCAAATCGAGGCGCTCGGCGGCATCGCGTTGATCGCCGTGACCAATCGCGACCACCTGCGCGAATCACTCGCATTGCGCGAACGGTTCGGGGCACTGCTCGCCACCTCGGAACGCGAGGCGCCGCTGCTCGGCGTGAACGTCGACCGTGTGCTCACCGATGGTGAAGAACTTTTTCCCGGCGCTCGGGTCGTCGCGCTCGAGTCGCAAAAGACGCCCGGCGAATTCGCGCTTCATCTGCGTGCCGCTCATGCGGTGCTCGTCGGTGACGCGTTGATCGGGTCACCGGCAGGGTCGCTCTCGCTCTTGCCGGACGAAAAGTACGGCGACTCGATGAAAGCGGTGCTCGCGCTGCGGCGACTTCTCGCGCTGCAGCCCGACGTGCTGTTGGTCGGCGACGGTACGTCGCTGTGGAGCGGCGCGACGCGCGCGATCGGCGTTGCGCTTCACGCGCGCGGCGGGATCGCGGTCAACCGGATCAATCTCGACCAGCTGCGGTACGAAGAATTCGCGACGAATCCGCGCTATCGTTCGTTCGACGCCGAGGTCGGCTTCTGGATCGGCGCCGAGCATCTGGGATATCAGGTGGTGAAGCTTCCGCCGGGCGCGCGCTTTTGTCCGGTTCACGCGGAGTTCAGCGAGGAGGAGCTCTTCCTCGTGCTCGACGGCGAGCCGAGCATTCGTACGACGAAGGAAACGATGCGCTGCCGAACCGGCGATTTCATCGCGTTTCCCGTCGGCCCGGATCACGCGCATCAGGTGATCAACGAGAGCCCGGCCGAGGCCACGCTCCTGCTACTGGGACAAGAGCAAGAGCAAAACATCGTCTACTACCCCGAGTCCGACAAGCTCCTGGTCTCGACGGCCGGCGTCCGCTGGATGGTGCGCAACGCGCCGCAGCTCGACTACTATGACGGGGAATAA
- a CDS encoding sigma-70 family RNA polymerase sigma factor, with protein MTDETREALIRELLPLVKRIARRISRLVPCDYDDLVGDGSIGLIRAVDNYDPSRGTSLEHYARHLISGAMLNGIRRMDPVSERTRRAMRDGEIERYQIAGERGAVPSMEEMERRRPGFLRATAAVTLGVPLSLDRPLPEGERLARDWSGDPAQILAARGEREAIGELVDALPLRQRQVIRGHYYGECSLREVGRRMQISPQRASQLHIAAMKKLRRSIRAAAR; from the coding sequence GTGACTGACGAGACCCGCGAAGCGCTGATTCGCGAGCTGCTGCCGCTGGTGAAACGAATTGCCCGCCGCATCAGTCGTCTGGTTCCGTGCGATTACGATGATTTGGTCGGCGACGGCAGCATCGGGTTGATTCGCGCAGTGGATAACTACGATCCCTCCCGCGGCACCTCGCTCGAACATTACGCGCGGCACCTGATTTCGGGTGCGATGCTCAACGGCATCCGCCGCATGGATCCGGTTTCGGAGCGCACGCGGCGCGCGATGCGCGACGGCGAAATCGAACGCTATCAAATTGCGGGCGAACGTGGAGCGGTGCCGAGCATGGAGGAGATGGAGCGGCGGCGTCCCGGTTTTCTGCGCGCCACCGCGGCGGTAACGCTGGGTGTCCCCCTCTCGCTCGATCGGCCGCTGCCGGAGGGCGAGCGCCTCGCCCGCGATTGGAGCGGCGATCCGGCGCAGATCCTGGCGGCGCGCGGCGAGCGCGAGGCGATCGGCGAATTGGTCGATGCGTTGCCGCTGCGACAGCGGCAAGTGATTCGCGGTCATTACTACGGCGAATGTTCGCTGCGCGAAGTCGGACGGCGGATGCAGATCTCGCCACAGCGCGCCTCGCAGCTGCACATCGCCGCGATGAAAAAGTTGCGCCGGAGCATTCGTGCTGCGGCGCGTTGA
- a CDS encoding flagellar hook-basal body complex protein, protein MDRALFAAASGMAAQQANLDTIANNLANADVVGFKESEDVFSALAAPGEPGAGTVRVGEQALFKTGKLERSNGPFDVAIDGDGFFVLTDGKARAYTRAGEFSRASDGTLRTATGWQLAGVRIPADAVSASVTADGAVTVTTAMGTHVVAHLRLAEFAAPEHLQSADGALFMQTTASGPPRLIAPGGENGPNLRYGMLEQSNVSIVESMMQILTAQRAYEANAKGIQAADEMLRIANNLQRG, encoded by the coding sequence ATGGACCGCGCGCTCTTCGCTGCGGCCAGCGGCATGGCCGCGCAGCAAGCGAATCTGGATACGATCGCCAACAATTTGGCGAACGCCGACGTCGTCGGCTTCAAGGAGTCGGAGGACGTTTTTTCCGCGCTCGCCGCGCCGGGTGAACCGGGTGCGGGCACGGTACGCGTCGGCGAGCAAGCGCTCTTCAAAACCGGGAAGCTCGAGCGCAGCAACGGTCCGTTCGACGTCGCGATCGACGGCGATGGCTTCTTCGTTCTCACCGACGGCAAAGCGCGCGCTTACACGCGTGCGGGTGAATTTTCGCGCGCCTCCGACGGAACGCTGCGCACGGCAACGGGGTGGCAACTCGCCGGCGTGCGCATTCCGGCCGACGCGGTTAGCGCGAGCGTGACCGCAGACGGCGCGGTAACGGTCACGACCGCGATGGGAACGCACGTCGTCGCGCATCTGCGTTTGGCCGAATTCGCCGCCCCCGAGCACTTGCAAAGCGCCGACGGCGCGCTGTTCATGCAGACGACGGCATCGGGTCCGCCGCGGCTGATCGCGCCCGGCGGTGAGAACGGACCGAACCTTCGCTACGGCATGCTCGAGCAGTCGAATGTTTCGATCGTCGAATCGATGATGCAGATTCTCACCGCGCAACGGGCGTACGAAGCCAATGCCAAGGGCATCCAGGCCGCCGACGAGATGCTGCGTATTGCCAACAATCTCCAGCGTGGATAA
- a CDS encoding flagellar basal body rod C-terminal domain-containing protein, which yields MDGIDWAASAMAAARTRLDIATANLANVSSDGFHAVLARGKLTAHGVEIARITAPDHGAYRHTGRATDFAIVGEGAFRVRAADGTIGTTRNGAFERDRRGVLRDCAGRALIGTMLGPGASVRSGFLETSDVNAIDEMVNVLTSQRAFESAEKVVAAIDGVRRKSSNDVAQVK from the coding sequence ATGGACGGAATCGACTGGGCAGCCAGCGCCATGGCGGCGGCACGCACGCGGCTGGACATCGCAACCGCGAATCTCGCCAACGTTTCCAGTGACGGCTTCCACGCCGTGCTGGCGCGCGGCAAATTGACCGCGCACGGCGTCGAGATCGCACGCATCACCGCGCCCGACCACGGCGCCTATCGCCATACCGGCCGGGCGACCGACTTCGCGATCGTCGGCGAAGGCGCGTTTCGCGTGCGCGCGGCCGACGGCACGATCGGCACGACGCGCAACGGCGCGTTCGAACGCGATCGGCGCGGCGTGCTGCGCGACTGCGCGGGACGCGCGCTGATCGGAACGATGCTCGGACCGGGCGCAAGCGTCCGCAGCGGATTCCTCGAAACCTCCGACGTCAACGCAATCGACGAGATGGTGAACGTGCTGACCTCGCAGCGCGCGTTCGAGAGCGCGGAAAAAGTCGTCGCCGCCATCGACGGCGTTCGCCGGAAGAGCAGCAACGACGTGGCGCAGGTCAAGTAG